The Microbacterium sp. LWO12-1.2 genome includes a window with the following:
- a CDS encoding sulfurtransferase: MSNFTTVDELNALLTEGASVRVLDVRWRLDRPDGHAEYLAGHIPGAVYVPLHAELATHGEPSEGRHPLPSTETLQTAARRWGVRQGDIVVAYDDAKGLAAARAWWLLRQGGVDVRVLAGGIRAWTAAGLPVDTDDVTPEVGDVVLDEIGGEALTIDEAAAFPASGVLLDVRAPERYSGETEPLDPVAGHIPGAVNLPTGLHLDPEGKILDRTTVLKTFASVGVTPGSSVAAYCGSGITAAHTVLILDEVGIDAQVFPGSWSQWSNTPGRPVATGDQPG; the protein is encoded by the coding sequence ATGAGCAACTTCACGACCGTCGATGAGCTGAACGCACTGCTGACCGAGGGCGCATCCGTGCGTGTGCTCGACGTACGGTGGCGGCTCGATCGCCCCGACGGCCACGCGGAGTACCTGGCAGGGCACATCCCCGGAGCCGTGTACGTGCCCCTGCACGCCGAGCTGGCCACGCACGGCGAGCCCTCGGAAGGACGTCACCCGCTGCCGTCGACCGAGACGCTGCAGACGGCGGCGCGTCGCTGGGGCGTCCGTCAGGGCGACATCGTCGTGGCATACGACGACGCGAAGGGTCTCGCGGCGGCGCGGGCCTGGTGGCTGCTCCGACAGGGGGGTGTCGATGTGCGCGTGCTCGCGGGCGGCATCCGGGCGTGGACCGCGGCGGGACTGCCGGTCGACACCGACGACGTGACCCCCGAAGTCGGCGACGTGGTGCTCGACGAGATCGGCGGCGAGGCGTTGACGATCGACGAAGCCGCCGCGTTCCCGGCATCCGGTGTGCTGCTCGACGTCCGCGCCCCCGAGCGGTACAGCGGGGAGACGGAGCCGCTCGACCCGGTGGCGGGGCACATCCCGGGCGCGGTGAACCTGCCCACCGGATTGCACCTCGACCCGGAGGGCAAGATCCTCGACCGCACCACGGTGCTGAAGACGTTCGCGAGCGTCGGTGTGACCCCTGGGTCTTCGGTCGCGGCCTACTGCGGCTCCGGCATCACGGCGGCGCACACGGTGCTCATCCTCGACGAGGTCGGCATCGACGCCCAGGTCTTCCCCGGTTCCTGGAGCCAGTGGTCGAACACGCCAGGACGCCCGGTCGCGACCGGCGACCAGCCCGGCTGA
- a CDS encoding helix-turn-helix domain-containing protein, producing MADIVPFARAPRPVRPRLSDPEPLWRHLLGDQLRRRRHDRDETLTETAEKAGVSPQYLSEVERGRKEPSSEMIAAIAGALDTSLIELTSAVADALRSAAVPASAAVSVSVSVSVSVSRGAFALAA from the coding sequence ATGGCCGACATCGTCCCGTTTGCACGCGCACCGCGCCCCGTTCGCCCCCGCCTCAGCGATCCAGAGCCGCTGTGGCGCCACCTGCTCGGCGACCAGCTGCGCCGCCGACGACACGACCGCGATGAGACGCTCACCGAGACCGCCGAGAAGGCCGGCGTCTCACCGCAGTACCTCTCGGAGGTCGAGCGCGGACGCAAGGAGCCGTCGAGCGAGATGATCGCCGCGATCGCCGGGGCGCTCGACACCAGCCTGATCGAACTGACCAGCGCCGTGGCGGACGCGCTGCGCTCGGCCGCGGTCCCGGCATCCGCTGCGGTGTCGGTGTCGGTGTCGGTGTCGGTGTCGGTGTCGCGCGGGGCGTTCGCACTCGCGGCCTGA
- a CDS encoding Lrp/AsnC family transcriptional regulator has translation MTLAKAQGTPLDEIDLELLAVLTHDADITNKALAHRLNLAESTCAHRVRSLRERGIIRDTRIRLDEAAVGFPLQAIIKVRLANHTGQKVTALFDALASIPRVLQVFHVAGVDDFLVHVAVQDATALRDIVLEHITVHSVVRGTETQLVFELRDGVGLLPRYVREDGLHASKGAS, from the coding sequence ATGACATTGGCGAAAGCGCAAGGCACACCGCTCGACGAGATCGACCTCGAGCTCCTGGCCGTCCTCACCCACGACGCGGACATCACGAACAAGGCGCTCGCGCACCGCCTGAACCTCGCCGAATCGACCTGCGCGCACCGCGTGAGGTCGCTGCGCGAGCGCGGCATCATCCGCGACACCCGCATCCGTCTCGATGAGGCCGCCGTCGGCTTCCCGCTGCAGGCGATCATCAAGGTGCGCCTCGCCAACCACACCGGGCAGAAGGTCACCGCGCTGTTCGACGCGCTCGCGAGCATCCCGCGCGTGCTGCAGGTGTTCCATGTCGCCGGGGTCGACGACTTCCTCGTGCACGTCGCGGTGCAGGATGCCACGGCGCTGCGCGACATCGTGCTCGAGCACATCACGGTGCACTCTGTCGTGCGCGGCACCGAGACGCAGCTGGTGTTCGAGCTGCGCGATGGCGTCGGCCTCCTCCCCCGCTACGTGCGGGAGGATGGACTGCACGCCAGCAAGGGAGCATCATGA
- the purB gene encoding adenylosuccinate lyase, protein MRGPIRRTPLTFQPSLPPQPLSPLDGRYRAAVSGLADFLSEAGLNRARVEVEVEWLIALTDRSLFETSPLSDADKERLRALYRDFGQNEIDWLAEKEAVTRHDVKAIEYLVRDRLSTLGLDAISELTHFACTSEDINSVSYALTVKRAVESVWLPALDGVIAKLRELAVEHADAAMLSRTHGQPATPSTMGKEIAVFAWRLERVRDQIAASDYLAKFSGATGTWSAHLSADPDADWPTIAREYVEGLGLGFNILTTQIESHDWQVELYDRVRHAGGILHNLATDIWTYISLGYFAQIPVAGATGSSTMPHKINPIRFENAEANLELSGALLGSLSQTLVTSRLQRDLTDSTTQRNIGVAFGHSLLALDNLRRGLNEISLSRDVLLADLDVNWEVLAEAIQTVIRAEVVAGRSSITDPYALLKELTRGHRVGAADLAEFVQGLEIGDAAKQRLLALTPATYTGIAERLAR, encoded by the coding sequence CTGAGGGGCCCGATCAGGAGGACTCCCCTGACTTTCCAGCCTTCGCTTCCGCCGCAGCCCCTGAGCCCCCTCGACGGTCGCTACCGCGCCGCCGTGTCCGGACTCGCCGACTTCCTCTCGGAGGCCGGACTCAACCGGGCCCGGGTCGAGGTGGAGGTGGAGTGGCTGATCGCCCTCACCGACCGGTCGCTGTTCGAGACATCGCCGCTGTCGGATGCCGACAAGGAGCGCCTTCGCGCGCTCTACCGCGACTTCGGACAGAACGAGATCGACTGGCTCGCCGAGAAGGAAGCCGTCACCCGTCATGACGTCAAGGCCATCGAGTACCTCGTGCGCGACCGCCTCTCGACGCTCGGACTCGACGCGATCTCCGAGCTCACGCACTTCGCCTGCACCAGCGAGGACATCAACTCCGTCTCGTACGCCCTCACCGTGAAGCGTGCGGTCGAGAGCGTCTGGCTGCCCGCGCTCGACGGCGTGATCGCCAAGCTGCGCGAACTCGCCGTGGAGCACGCGGACGCTGCCATGCTCTCGCGCACCCACGGACAGCCGGCGACGCCGTCGACCATGGGCAAGGAGATCGCCGTGTTCGCGTGGCGCCTCGAGCGTGTGCGCGACCAGATCGCCGCATCCGACTACCTGGCCAAGTTCTCCGGCGCGACCGGCACCTGGTCGGCGCACCTGTCGGCGGACCCCGACGCCGACTGGCCGACCATCGCCCGCGAGTACGTCGAGGGGCTGGGCCTGGGCTTCAACATCCTCACCACACAGATCGAGTCACACGACTGGCAGGTCGAGCTCTACGACCGCGTGCGTCACGCCGGCGGCATCCTGCACAACCTCGCCACCGACATCTGGACCTACATCTCGCTCGGCTACTTCGCGCAGATCCCGGTCGCCGGTGCGACGGGCTCGTCGACCATGCCGCACAAGATCAACCCGATCCGGTTCGAGAACGCCGAGGCGAACCTCGAGCTCTCCGGCGCCCTGCTCGGCTCGCTGTCGCAGACGCTCGTGACGAGCCGCCTGCAGCGCGACCTGACCGACTCGACAACGCAGCGCAACATCGGCGTCGCGTTCGGGCACTCGCTGCTCGCTCTCGACAACCTGCGCCGAGGCCTCAACGAGATCTCGCTCTCGCGCGACGTGCTGCTCGCCGACCTCGACGTGAACTGGGAGGTGCTCGCCGAGGCCATCCAGACCGTGATCCGCGCCGAGGTCGTCGCCGGACGCTCCTCGATCACCGACCCGTACGCACTGCTCAAGGAGCTCACCCGCGGACACCGCGTGGGCGCGGCCGACCTCGCGGAGTTCGTGCAGGGCCTGGAGATCGGCGACGCGGCCAAGCAGCGCCTGCTCGCCCTCACGCCGGCGACCTACACCGGTATCGCCGAGCGTCTGGCCCGCTAG
- a CDS encoding GTP cyclohydrolase II, translating into MIETSTVAPVATERTRVRVPLRFGDGFSTTADVVTFDGLVDAREHLLLGLGDWRAALDRAADGGDAPLVRPHSECLTGDVFGSERCDCGPQLREAVERIAAEGGFLLYLRQEGRGIGLYAKLDAYALQDAGLDTYEANVALGHGEDERDYTVAAQMLRAVGTDAIRLLSNNPDKAVQLEALGIQVTERVRTEVHLSESNSRYLQAKRDHTAHTLDLSAA; encoded by the coding sequence ATGATTGAAACTTCAACCGTTGCTCCGGTCGCCACGGAGCGCACCCGCGTCCGCGTGCCGCTGCGCTTCGGCGATGGATTCTCCACCACGGCCGACGTCGTGACCTTCGACGGACTGGTCGACGCCCGCGAGCACCTGCTGCTCGGACTCGGCGACTGGCGCGCCGCCCTCGATCGCGCGGCGGACGGCGGCGACGCACCCCTCGTGCGCCCCCACAGCGAGTGCCTGACCGGCGACGTCTTCGGCTCCGAGCGCTGCGACTGCGGCCCCCAGCTGCGCGAAGCCGTGGAGCGGATCGCGGCTGAGGGCGGCTTCCTGCTCTACCTCCGACAGGAGGGACGCGGCATCGGCCTGTACGCCAAGCTCGACGCGTACGCGCTGCAGGACGCGGGCCTGGACACCTACGAGGCGAACGTCGCCCTCGGGCACGGCGAGGACGAGCGCGACTACACGGTCGCCGCGCAGATGCTGCGCGCGGTCGGCACCGACGCGATCCGCCTGCTGAGCAACAACCCCGACAAGGCCGTGCAGCTCGAGGCGCTCGGCATCCAGGTCACGGAGCGGGTGCGTACCGAGGTGCACCTGTCGGAGTCGAACTCTCGCTACCTGCAGGCCAAGCGGGACCACACGGCGCACACGCTCGACCTGTCAGCAGCGTGA
- a CDS encoding acyl-CoA thioesterase has protein sequence MAKQKAPAWSEDGLNFRTRKWVRPEDLNANGSLFGGSLLKWIDEEAAIYAIVQLGNYRAVTKHISEINFEASAVQGDLIEIGLQATHFGNTSLTMRAVARNMITRKRILTIEKIVFVSLDEDGVPTPHGYSDITYNRDRMPTERLATGTIRLPG, from the coding sequence ATGGCGAAGCAGAAGGCACCGGCGTGGTCGGAAGACGGACTCAACTTCCGCACCCGCAAGTGGGTGCGCCCCGAGGATCTCAACGCGAACGGATCGCTGTTCGGCGGCAGTCTGCTGAAGTGGATCGACGAGGAGGCGGCGATCTACGCGATCGTGCAGCTGGGCAACTACCGCGCGGTCACCAAGCACATCTCCGAGATCAACTTCGAGGCGTCTGCGGTGCAGGGCGACCTGATCGAGATCGGCCTGCAGGCCACGCACTTCGGCAACACCTCGCTCACGATGCGCGCGGTGGCGCGCAACATGATCACGCGCAAGCGCATCCTCACGATCGAGAAGATCGTCTTCGTGAGCCTCGACGAGGATGGCGTGCCCACCCCGCACGGCTACAGCGACATCACCTACAACCGTGACCGCATGCCCACCGAGCGCCTGGCGACGGGCACCATCCGCCTCCCCGGCTGA
- a CDS encoding trans-sulfuration enzyme family protein, with translation MTAPLHPDTVAVHSGRSDLEGLGVHALPIDLSTTNPLPDIERGGDSYEAMATGGRPPADGSMVYARLWNPTVARFEEALAELEHAEASVAFASGMAAMTAVILAHTGATGLRHVVAVRPLYGGTDHLLGSGLLGVETTYCHPDEVAASIRPDTGLVVLETPANPTLELADIADVVRQAGAVPVVVDNTFATPVLQNPIDLGAAMSLHSATKYLGGHGDVIAGVVACSEQTAEALRRVRAVTGGLLHPLGAYLLHRGLTTLPVRMRQQQENARRVVQWLIDRPEVAEVFYPGLDGDPHGILARQMRGTGAMIAMRMQGGYAAASAVTTATTLFTHAVSLGGVDSLIQHPAALTHRPVPPEARPAADVLRLSIGLENVDDLIDDLAQAFATLPAVVGTPMPEGAVRV, from the coding sequence ATGACTGCACCGCTGCATCCTGACACCGTCGCCGTGCACAGCGGCCGCTCCGACCTCGAGGGTCTGGGGGTCCACGCGCTGCCGATCGACCTGTCGACCACCAATCCGCTGCCGGACATCGAGCGCGGAGGCGACTCGTACGAGGCGATGGCGACCGGTGGGCGACCGCCGGCAGACGGCAGCATGGTCTACGCACGGCTGTGGAACCCGACCGTCGCCCGGTTCGAGGAGGCGCTCGCCGAGCTCGAGCACGCCGAGGCGTCGGTCGCGTTCGCGTCGGGGATGGCGGCGATGACCGCGGTGATCCTCGCGCACACCGGTGCGACCGGGCTGCGGCACGTGGTGGCCGTCCGCCCGCTCTACGGGGGCACCGATCACCTCCTGGGTTCTGGTCTGCTCGGCGTCGAGACGACCTACTGCCACCCGGACGAGGTTGCGGCCAGCATCCGCCCCGACACCGGACTGGTCGTGCTGGAGACGCCGGCCAACCCCACGCTCGAGCTCGCCGACATCGCGGACGTCGTGCGCCAGGCCGGCGCGGTGCCCGTGGTCGTCGACAACACCTTCGCGACCCCGGTGCTGCAGAACCCGATCGATCTGGGTGCGGCGATGTCGCTGCACAGCGCCACCAAGTACCTGGGAGGACACGGCGACGTGATCGCGGGCGTGGTCGCGTGCAGCGAGCAGACCGCCGAGGCGTTGCGCCGGGTGCGGGCGGTGACGGGTGGGCTGCTGCATCCGCTCGGCGCCTACCTGCTGCACCGGGGCCTCACCACGCTGCCGGTGCGGATGCGCCAGCAGCAGGAGAACGCGCGCCGGGTCGTGCAGTGGCTGATCGACAGGCCCGAGGTCGCCGAGGTGTTCTATCCGGGACTCGACGGCGATCCGCACGGCATCCTCGCGCGGCAGATGCGCGGGACCGGCGCGATGATCGCGATGCGGATGCAGGGCGGGTACGCCGCGGCATCCGCTGTCACGACGGCGACGACGCTGTTCACGCACGCCGTGTCGCTGGGAGGCGTGGATTCGCTGATCCAGCATCCGGCGGCGCTCACCCACCGGCCGGTGCCGCCCGAGGCGCGACCGGCCGCTGACGTGCTGCGCCTCTCGATCGGCCTCGAGAACGTCGACGACCTGATCGACGACCTTGCGCAGGCGTTCGCGACGTTGCCCGCGGTCGTGGGCACCCCGATGCCGGAAGGGGCTGTTCGCGTCTGA
- a CDS encoding acyl-CoA synthetase: MSAPARAFTVRHIQLLRALIAAAAALMITFSSDHSAPVGLAVFSGFVFVTALVQILAAWLVLPAGARWSSILQAAFGLIAGMVSGIPMWRTDDLFFFVVITWALLTGGIELLAGIRARRTADPLARDAITVGAFGILLAGALLLIPAGFLQEYTIDKAGTFLLSGIILGVGLFGGYAAIVAVFLGIAGLTPRRAEPVADSTSDADAPDTAQHATPTSAELGGDR, from the coding sequence ATGTCTGCCCCTGCCCGCGCGTTCACCGTGCGTCACATCCAGCTGTTGCGCGCGCTGATCGCAGCCGCCGCGGCGCTGATGATCACCTTCTCTTCCGACCACTCGGCTCCGGTCGGGCTGGCCGTGTTCAGCGGCTTCGTGTTCGTGACCGCGCTGGTGCAGATCCTGGCCGCCTGGCTCGTGCTGCCTGCGGGCGCCCGCTGGTCCTCGATCCTCCAGGCCGCGTTCGGACTCATCGCCGGCATGGTCAGCGGCATCCCGATGTGGCGCACGGATGATCTGTTCTTCTTCGTCGTGATCACATGGGCGCTGCTCACCGGTGGGATCGAGCTGCTCGCCGGTATCCGCGCTCGCCGCACGGCGGACCCGCTCGCCCGCGATGCGATCACCGTCGGTGCCTTCGGCATCCTGCTCGCGGGTGCGTTGCTGCTCATCCCCGCCGGCTTCCTCCAGGAGTACACGATCGACAAGGCCGGCACCTTCCTGCTGTCCGGCATCATCCTCGGCGTAGGGCTGTTCGGCGGATACGCGGCGATCGTCGCGGTCTTCCTCGGCATCGCCGGCCTGACCCCGCGTCGCGCCGAACCCGTGGCGGACTCCACCTCGGATGCCGACGCCCCTGATACTGCACAGCACGCGACTCCGACGTCGGCTGAGCTCGGAGGAGACCGATGA
- a CDS encoding DMT family transporter: protein MPSTLRWMRLRPQETALIAITAVWGSTFLLVHWAMQHSGPWFFVGIRFLVAGLISVVIFRRVLHGIRWRDIGAGVAIGVMIYLGYGLQTVGLQTIDSSTSAFITAMYVPLVPLAQWAVFRKRPPAMAFIGAGLAFIGLVLIAGPDALLTLTLGAGEIATMLSTLPIAAEIILISVFAGRIDLGRITVIQLLTAGMLGLLTMPVTGESVPEFSWIWVGCAVGLGAASCLIQLTMNWAQKSVSPTRATIIYAGEPVWAGIIGRIAGERLPATALIGGALVVLGILASELKLVRRRARE from the coding sequence ATGCCCTCCACTCTGCGTTGGATGCGTCTGCGCCCCCAGGAGACCGCTCTCATCGCGATCACCGCGGTGTGGGGCAGCACCTTCCTGCTCGTGCACTGGGCGATGCAGCATTCCGGCCCCTGGTTCTTCGTCGGCATCCGGTTCCTCGTCGCCGGTCTCATCAGCGTCGTCATCTTCCGACGGGTGCTGCACGGCATCCGCTGGCGTGACATCGGAGCCGGCGTCGCGATCGGTGTGATGATCTATCTCGGCTACGGGTTGCAGACCGTCGGCCTGCAGACGATCGACAGCAGCACCTCCGCCTTCATCACCGCGATGTACGTGCCGCTGGTGCCGCTCGCACAGTGGGCGGTGTTCCGCAAGCGCCCACCGGCCATGGCCTTCATCGGCGCCGGGCTCGCATTCATCGGCCTGGTGCTCATCGCCGGGCCCGACGCCCTGCTCACCCTGACGTTGGGCGCCGGCGAGATCGCGACCATGCTCAGCACTCTGCCGATCGCCGCGGAGATCATCCTGATCAGCGTGTTCGCCGGCAGGATCGACCTCGGGCGCATCACGGTCATCCAATTGCTCACGGCCGGAATGCTGGGTCTGCTCACGATGCCGGTGACCGGGGAGAGCGTGCCGGAGTTCTCCTGGATCTGGGTCGGCTGCGCGGTGGGTCTGGGTGCGGCGAGCTGCCTCATCCAGCTGACGATGAACTGGGCGCAGAAGTCGGTCTCCCCCACGCGGGCCACCATCATCTACGCGGGAGAACCGGTCTGGGCGGGCATCATCGGCCGCATCGCCGGCGAGCGGCTGCCCGCGACGGCCCTGATCGGCGGGGCGCTCGTGGTGCTCGGCATCCTCGCCAGCGAACTGAAACTCGTGCGACGGCGCGCGCGGGAGTAG
- a CDS encoding ClpP family protease: MSGYTIPNVIAQHPRGERIMDVYSHLLAERVIYLGTGIDAGVANALIAQLLHLDADSPEAGIQFYINSEGGDPGAALAIYDTLQHIRPRVATTCVGQAIGPAALLVAAGAPGERAALAHARIVLHQPAGQSRGAIPDLILAADEVVRVRSDMEEILARHSGRTVVELRADTDRDRVFTASAAREYGLIDTVLGARRD, from the coding sequence ATGAGCGGCTACACGATCCCGAACGTGATCGCGCAGCATCCGCGCGGGGAACGCATCATGGACGTGTACTCGCACCTGCTCGCCGAACGGGTCATCTACCTGGGCACCGGCATCGACGCGGGGGTCGCGAACGCGCTGATCGCGCAGCTGCTGCACCTCGACGCCGACAGCCCCGAGGCCGGCATCCAGTTCTACATCAACAGCGAAGGCGGAGATCCCGGGGCCGCGCTGGCGATCTACGACACCCTGCAGCACATCCGTCCGCGCGTCGCGACGACGTGTGTCGGACAGGCGATCGGACCCGCGGCACTGCTGGTCGCGGCCGGAGCGCCGGGGGAGCGGGCGGCGCTCGCCCACGCGCGGATCGTGCTGCACCAGCCGGCCGGTCAGTCGCGCGGCGCGATCCCCGACCTGATCCTCGCGGCCGACGAGGTGGTACGGGTGCGCAGCGACATGGAGGAGATCCTCGCCAGGCACAGCGGACGCACGGTGGTCGAGCTGCGTGCCGACACCGACCGGGACCGGGTGTTCACGGCCTCGGCGGCGCGCGAGTACGGGTTGATCGACACGGTGCTCGGCGCGCGCAGGGACTGA
- a CDS encoding MarR family winged helix-turn-helix transcriptional regulator produces the protein MTLLEETMTAEPRHPRRLDDTEMATWLPVIRFVQLLPQVLDRTLKDEVGLNHARYAIMVTLAGQNDGAVTMTELARIAGLSRSRLSHALDSLEERGWVSRTSCSTDKRTLSATLTPEGREMLRTAAPVHVDQVRELVLDPLSADERDQLSTILGKLLPGVTAAL, from the coding sequence GTGACACTTCTGGAGGAGACCATGACCGCGGAGCCGCGGCACCCGCGTCGCCTCGACGACACCGAGATGGCGACCTGGCTCCCCGTCATCCGCTTCGTCCAGCTGTTGCCCCAGGTGCTCGACCGCACGCTCAAGGACGAGGTGGGCCTGAACCACGCCCGCTACGCGATCATGGTCACCCTCGCCGGGCAGAACGACGGCGCCGTGACCATGACCGAGCTCGCCCGCATCGCCGGGTTGAGCCGGTCGCGCCTGAGCCACGCGCTCGACTCTCTCGAGGAGCGAGGCTGGGTCAGCCGCACCTCGTGCAGCACCGACAAGCGCACGCTCTCGGCGACTCTGACACCGGAGGGCAGGGAGATGCTGCGCACGGCGGCGCCCGTGCACGTGGATCAGGTGCGCGAGCTGGTGCTCGATCCACTCAGCGCGGACGAGCGCGACCAGCTCAGCACGATCCTCGGAAAGCTGCTGCCCGGCGTGACCGCGGCGCTGTAG
- a CDS encoding ClpP family protease: protein MTEDNPIPQFGPEARRALFHERVLVLDGALDDDNGTLLMTQLLTLSAEDPATDIALWIHSPGGSVPSMLAIRDIMRLIPNDVATLALGLACSAGQFLLSAGTHDKRRALPHARILMHQGSAGIGGSAGEIETQADDLRHMRDTVLGLIAADTGQPVERIFEDSLHDRWYTAVQAQDYGFIDGIVSSIDEVMPRRRARVGLGVGA, encoded by the coding sequence ATGACTGAAGACAACCCCATCCCGCAGTTCGGGCCCGAGGCCCGCCGCGCGCTGTTCCACGAGCGGGTGCTCGTGCTCGACGGCGCCCTCGACGACGACAACGGCACGCTGCTCATGACGCAGCTGCTCACGCTGTCGGCCGAGGATCCAGCCACCGACATCGCGCTCTGGATTCACTCGCCCGGCGGCTCCGTGCCGTCGATGCTCGCGATCCGCGACATCATGCGACTGATCCCGAACGACGTCGCCACCCTCGCGCTCGGGCTCGCGTGCAGCGCGGGGCAGTTTCTGCTGTCGGCCGGCACGCACGACAAGCGTCGGGCGCTGCCGCACGCCCGCATCCTGATGCACCAGGGGTCGGCGGGCATCGGCGGCTCCGCCGGCGAGATCGAGACCCAGGCCGATGATCTGCGCCACATGCGCGACACGGTGCTCGGGCTCATCGCCGCCGACACCGGACAGCCTGTCGAGCGCATCTTCGAGGACTCGCTGCACGACCGCTGGTACACCGCGGTCCAGGCGCAGGACTACGGGTTCATCGACGGGATCGTCTCCTCGATCGACGAGGTCATGCCGCGCAGGCGCGCCCGCGTCGGACTGGGGGTCGGGGCATGA
- a CDS encoding low molecular weight protein-tyrosine-phosphatase, giving the protein MTSPDPFRVIFVCTGNICRSPMAEVVFRDLAERQGLGSRIISRSAGTGDWHLGERADHRTIDSLSRRGYDGSQHRAKQFTLASFADNDLIVALDRTHERILREWASDEDQEGKVTLLLAFDPDASTHDVPDPYYAGTDMFDSVLGMIETATRGLFRQLEPALRLPRTPRI; this is encoded by the coding sequence GTGACATCCCCGGATCCCTTCCGCGTGATCTTCGTCTGCACGGGGAACATCTGCCGCTCGCCCATGGCCGAGGTGGTGTTCCGCGATCTCGCCGAAAGGCAGGGACTCGGCTCGCGCATCATCTCGCGCAGCGCCGGCACCGGCGACTGGCACCTCGGTGAACGTGCCGACCACCGGACGATCGATTCACTGTCACGCCGCGGCTACGACGGCTCACAGCACCGCGCCAAGCAGTTCACTCTGGCCTCCTTCGCCGACAACGACCTGATCGTCGCGCTCGACCGCACGCACGAACGCATCCTGCGGGAATGGGCGAGCGACGAAGACCAGGAGGGCAAGGTCACGCTCCTGCTCGCCTTCGACCCCGACGCCTCCACGCACGACGTGCCCGACCCCTACTACGCCGGCACCGACATGTTCGATTCGGTGCTCGGTATGATTGAGACGGCGACGCGGGGCCTGTTCCGCCAGCTCGAGCCCGCTCTTCGTCTCCCCCGCACGCCCCGCATCTGA